Proteins from one Capricornis sumatraensis isolate serow.1 chromosome 2, serow.2, whole genome shotgun sequence genomic window:
- the THBS3 gene encoding thrombospondin-3 isoform X4: METQELRGALALLLLCTFASASQDLQVIDLLTVGESRQMIAVVEKIRTALLTTGDVYLLSTFRLPPKQGGVLFGLYSRQDNTRWLEASVVGKINKVLVRYQREDGKVHAVNLQQAGLADGRTHTALLRLRGPSKPSPALQLYVDCKLGDQHAGLPALAPIPPAEVSGLEIRTGQKAYLRMQGFVESMKMILGGSMARVGALSECPFQGDESIHTAVTNALHSILGERNVPDPKHHHGVSGFHEQRSHCSPNPCFRGVDCMEVYEYPGYRCGPCPPGLKGNGTHCTDINECAHADPCFPGSSCINTMPGFHCEACPRGYKGTRVSGVGIDYARASKQVCNDVDECNDGNNGGCDPNSICTNTVGSFKCGPCRLGFVGNQSQGCFPARTCRSPAHSPCHAHAHCLFERNGAVSCSCNVGWAGNGNVCGPDTDIDGYPDQALPCMDNYKHCKQDNCLLTPNSGQEDADNDGVGDQCDDDADGDGIKNVEDNCRLFPNKDQQNSDTDSFGDACDNCPNVPNNDQKDTDGNGEGDACDNDVDGDGIPNGLDNCPKVPNPLQTDRDEDGVGDACDSCPEMSNPTQTDADSDLVGDACDTNEDSDGDGHQDTKDNCPQLPNSSQLDSDNDGLGDECDGDDDNDGVPDYVPPGPDNCRLVPNPNQKDSDGNGVGDVCEDDFDNDAVADPLDVCPESAEVTLTDFRAYQTVVLDPEGDAQIDPNWVVLNQGMEIVQTMNSDPGLAVGYTAFNGVDFEGTFHVNTVTDDDYAGFLFSYQDSGRFYVVMWKQTEQTYWQATPFRAVAQPGLQLKAVTSVSGPGEHLRNALWHTGNTPDQVRLLWTDPRNVGWRDKTSYRWQLLHRPQVGYIRVKLYEGPQLVADSGVIIDTSMRGGRLGVFCFSQENIIWSNLQYRCNDTVPEDFEPFRRQLLQGRV; the protein is encoded by the exons ATGGAGACACAGGAACTTCGGGGGGCCCTGGCTCTTCTCCTCCTTTGCACTTTCGCATCTGCCAGTCAGGACCTGCAGG TGATCGACCTGCTGACAGTGGGCGAGTCCCGGCAGATGATAGCTGTGGTGGAGAAGATCCGGACAGCCCTGCTCACCACTGGGGACGTCTATCTCTTGTCCACTTTCCGCCTGCCCCCCAAGCAGGGTGGTGTCCTCTTTGGCCTCTACTCGCGCCAGGACAACACACGATGGCTGGAGGCCTCTGTCGTCGGCAAGATCAACAAAG TGCTGGTGCGGTACCAGCGGGAGGATGGCAAAGTGCATGCAGTGAACCTCCAGCAAGCAGGCCTGGCTGACGGGCGCACACACACGGCTCTCCTGCGACTCCGAGGTCCGTCcaagcccagccctgccctgcagctCTATGTGGACTGCAAACTGGGCGACCAGCATGCTGGACTGCCGGCACTGGCCCCCATTCCTCCAGCAGAGGTCAGTGGGCTGGAGATTAGGACTGGACAGAAGGCTTATTTGAGGATGCAG GGCTTCGTGGAATCCATGAAAATGATTCTGGGCGGGTCCATGGCCCGGGTTGGAGCCCTGAGTGAGTGTCCATTCCAGGGAGACGAGTCCATCCACACTGCAG TGACCAATGCACTCCACTCCATCCTAG GTGAAAGAAATGTCCCTGATCCGAAACACCATCATGGAGTGTCAG GCTTCCACGAACAGCGTTCTCACTGCAGCCCCAACCCCTGCTTCCGAGGCGTGGACTGCATGGAAGTGTATGAGTACCCCGGCTACCGCTGTGGGCCctgccctcctggcctgaagggCAATGGTACCCACTGCACAGACATCAATGAG TGTGCTCACGCGGACCCTTGTTTCCCGGGCTCCAGCTGCATCAACACCATGCCTGGCTTCCACTGTGAGGCCTGTCCCCGAGGCTACAAAGGCACACGGGTGTCTGGTGTGGGCATTGACTACGCCCGGGCCAGCAAACAG GTCTGCAACGATGTCGATGAGTGCAATGATGGTAACAATGGTGGCTGCGACCCAAACTCCATCTGCACCAATACTGTG GGCTCGTTCAAGTGTGGTCCATGTCGCTTGGGCTTTGTGGGTAACCAGAGCCAGGGCTGCTTCCCGGCCCGGACCTGCCGCAGCCCGGCCCACAGCCCTTGCCACGCCCACGCTCACTGTCTCTTTGAACGCAACGGTGCAGTGTCCTGCTCG TGTAACGTGGGCTGGGCCGGGAATGGCAATGTGTGTGGGCCCGACACGGACATCGATGGCTACCCGGACCAGGCACTGCCCTGCATGGACAACTATAAACACTGCAAGCAG GACAACTGCCTTCTGACACCCAACTCTGGGCAGGAAGACGCTGATAACGATGGCGTGGGGGACCAGTGCGACGATGATGCCGACGGGGATGGCATAAAGAATGTTGAG gaCAACTGCCGGCTGTTCCCCAACAAGGACCAGCAAAACTCAGATACAGATTCATTTGGTGATGCCTGTGACAACTGCCCCAACGTTCCTAACAATGACCAGAAAGACACAGATGGCAACGGGGAAGGGGATGCCTGTGACAACGACGTAGATGGCGACG GCATCCCCAATGGACTGGACAACTGCCCTAAAGTCCCCAACCCCCTGCAGACAGACAGGGatgaggatggggtgggagatgctTGTGATAGCTGCCCTGAAATGAGCAATCCCACCCAG ACAGATGCAGACAGTGACCTAGTGGGAGATGCCTGTGACACCAATGAAGACAG TGATGGGGATGGACATCAGGACACCAAGGACAACTGCCCACAGCTGCCCAACAGCTCCCAGCTGGACTCAGACAACGACGGACTTGGAGATGAGTGTGACGGGGACGATGACAATGACGGTGTTCCGGATTACGTGCCTCCTGGTCCCGATAACTGTCGCCTGGTACCCAATCCCAATCAGAAGGACTCAGATG GCAATGGTGTCGGTGACGTGTGTGAGGATGACTTTGACAATGATGCGGTGGCCGACCCCCTGGATGTGTGTCCTGAAAGTGCAGAGGTAACCCTCACGGATTTTCGTGCCTATCAGACCGTGGTCCTGGATCCTGAGGGTGATGCTCAGATTGACCCCAACTGGGTCGTGCTCAACCAG GGCATGGAAATTGTTCAGACCATGAACAGTGACCCCGGCCTGGCAGTTG gatATACAGCCTTCAACGGTGTGGACTTTGAAGGCACCTTCCATGTGAACACTGTGACCGATGACGACTACGCAGGCTTTCTCTTCAGCTATCAGGACAGCGGCCGCTTCTACGTGGTCATGTGGAAGCAAACAGAGCAGACCTACTGGCAGGCCACGCCTTTCCGGGCTGTGGCCCAGCCGGGGCTACAGCTCAAG GCAGTTACATCAGTGTCTGGCCCAGGTGAGCACCTCAGGAATGCCTTGTGGCATACAGGCAATACTCCTGATCAGGTACGACTGCTGTGGACTGATCCACGGAATGTGGGCTGGCGTGACAAGACCTCCTACCGCTGGCAGCTGCTGCACCGGCCTCAAGTTGGCTATATTCG GGTGAAGCTTTATGAGGGTCCCCAGCTAGTGGCCGATTCTGGGGTGATCATTGACACATCCATGCGAGGGGGGCGTCTTGGTGTATTCTGCTTCTCCCAAGAAAACATCATTTGGTCCAATCTCCAGTATCGATGCAATG ACACAGTGCCCGAGGACTTTGAGCCATTCCGGAGGCAGCTGCTTCAGGGAAGAGTGTGA
- the THBS3 gene encoding thrombospondin-3 isoform X5, which yields METQELRGALALLLLCTFASASQDLQVIDLLTVGESRQMIAVVEKIRTALLTTGDVYLLSTFRLPPKQGGVLFGLYSRQDNTRWLEASVVGKINKVLVRYQREDGKVHAVNLQQAGLADGRTHTALLRLRGPSKPSPALQLYVDCKLGDQHAGLPALAPIPPAEVSGLEIRTGQKAYLRMQGFVESMKMILGGSMARVGALSECPFQGDESIHTAVTNALHSILGEQTKALVTQLTLFNQILVELRDDIRDQVKEMSLIRNTIMECQVCGFHEQRSHCSPNPCFRGVDCMEVYEYPGYRCGPCPPGLKGNGTHCTDINECAHADPCFPGSSCINTMPGFHCEACPRGYKGTRVSGVGIDYARASKQVCNDVDECNDGNNGGCDPNSICTNTVGSFKCGPCRLGFVGNQSQGCFPARTCRSPAHSPCHAHAHCLFERNGAVSCSDNCLLTPNSGQEDADNDGVGDQCDDDADGDGIKNVEDNCRLFPNKDQQNSDTDSFGDACDNCPNVPNNDQKDTDGNGEGDACDNDVDGDGIPNGLDNCPKVPNPLQTDRDEDGVGDACDSCPEMSNPTQTDADSDLVGDACDTNEDSDGDGHQDTKDNCPQLPNSSQLDSDNDGLGDECDGDDDNDGVPDYVPPGPDNCRLVPNPNQKDSDGNGVGDVCEDDFDNDAVADPLDVCPESAEVTLTDFRAYQTVVLDPEGDAQIDPNWVVLNQGMEIVQTMNSDPGLAVGYTAFNGVDFEGTFHVNTVTDDDYAGFLFSYQDSGRFYVVMWKQTEQTYWQATPFRAVAQPGLQLKAVTSVSGPGEHLRNALWHTGNTPDQVRLLWTDPRNVGWRDKTSYRWQLLHRPQVGYIRVKLYEGPQLVADSGVIIDTSMRGGRLGVFCFSQENIIWSNLQYRCNDTVPEDFEPFRRQLLQGRV from the exons ATGGAGACACAGGAACTTCGGGGGGCCCTGGCTCTTCTCCTCCTTTGCACTTTCGCATCTGCCAGTCAGGACCTGCAGG TGATCGACCTGCTGACAGTGGGCGAGTCCCGGCAGATGATAGCTGTGGTGGAGAAGATCCGGACAGCCCTGCTCACCACTGGGGACGTCTATCTCTTGTCCACTTTCCGCCTGCCCCCCAAGCAGGGTGGTGTCCTCTTTGGCCTCTACTCGCGCCAGGACAACACACGATGGCTGGAGGCCTCTGTCGTCGGCAAGATCAACAAAG TGCTGGTGCGGTACCAGCGGGAGGATGGCAAAGTGCATGCAGTGAACCTCCAGCAAGCAGGCCTGGCTGACGGGCGCACACACACGGCTCTCCTGCGACTCCGAGGTCCGTCcaagcccagccctgccctgcagctCTATGTGGACTGCAAACTGGGCGACCAGCATGCTGGACTGCCGGCACTGGCCCCCATTCCTCCAGCAGAGGTCAGTGGGCTGGAGATTAGGACTGGACAGAAGGCTTATTTGAGGATGCAG GGCTTCGTGGAATCCATGAAAATGATTCTGGGCGGGTCCATGGCCCGGGTTGGAGCCCTGAGTGAGTGTCCATTCCAGGGAGACGAGTCCATCCACACTGCAG TGACCAATGCACTCCACTCCATCCTAG GGGAGCAGACCAAGGCCTTGGTCACCCAGCTCACCCTCTTCAACCAGATCCTGGTGGAACTGCGGGATGACATCCGAGACCAG GTGAAAGAAATGTCCCTGATCCGAAACACCATCATGGAGTGTCAGGTGTGCG GCTTCCACGAACAGCGTTCTCACTGCAGCCCCAACCCCTGCTTCCGAGGCGTGGACTGCATGGAAGTGTATGAGTACCCCGGCTACCGCTGTGGGCCctgccctcctggcctgaagggCAATGGTACCCACTGCACAGACATCAATGAG TGTGCTCACGCGGACCCTTGTTTCCCGGGCTCCAGCTGCATCAACACCATGCCTGGCTTCCACTGTGAGGCCTGTCCCCGAGGCTACAAAGGCACACGGGTGTCTGGTGTGGGCATTGACTACGCCCGGGCCAGCAAACAG GTCTGCAACGATGTCGATGAGTGCAATGATGGTAACAATGGTGGCTGCGACCCAAACTCCATCTGCACCAATACTGTG GGCTCGTTCAAGTGTGGTCCATGTCGCTTGGGCTTTGTGGGTAACCAGAGCCAGGGCTGCTTCCCGGCCCGGACCTGCCGCAGCCCGGCCCACAGCCCTTGCCACGCCCACGCTCACTGTCTCTTTGAACGCAACGGTGCAGTGTCCTGCTCG GACAACTGCCTTCTGACACCCAACTCTGGGCAGGAAGACGCTGATAACGATGGCGTGGGGGACCAGTGCGACGATGATGCCGACGGGGATGGCATAAAGAATGTTGAG gaCAACTGCCGGCTGTTCCCCAACAAGGACCAGCAAAACTCAGATACAGATTCATTTGGTGATGCCTGTGACAACTGCCCCAACGTTCCTAACAATGACCAGAAAGACACAGATGGCAACGGGGAAGGGGATGCCTGTGACAACGACGTAGATGGCGACG GCATCCCCAATGGACTGGACAACTGCCCTAAAGTCCCCAACCCCCTGCAGACAGACAGGGatgaggatggggtgggagatgctTGTGATAGCTGCCCTGAAATGAGCAATCCCACCCAG ACAGATGCAGACAGTGACCTAGTGGGAGATGCCTGTGACACCAATGAAGACAG TGATGGGGATGGACATCAGGACACCAAGGACAACTGCCCACAGCTGCCCAACAGCTCCCAGCTGGACTCAGACAACGACGGACTTGGAGATGAGTGTGACGGGGACGATGACAATGACGGTGTTCCGGATTACGTGCCTCCTGGTCCCGATAACTGTCGCCTGGTACCCAATCCCAATCAGAAGGACTCAGATG GCAATGGTGTCGGTGACGTGTGTGAGGATGACTTTGACAATGATGCGGTGGCCGACCCCCTGGATGTGTGTCCTGAAAGTGCAGAGGTAACCCTCACGGATTTTCGTGCCTATCAGACCGTGGTCCTGGATCCTGAGGGTGATGCTCAGATTGACCCCAACTGGGTCGTGCTCAACCAG GGCATGGAAATTGTTCAGACCATGAACAGTGACCCCGGCCTGGCAGTTG gatATACAGCCTTCAACGGTGTGGACTTTGAAGGCACCTTCCATGTGAACACTGTGACCGATGACGACTACGCAGGCTTTCTCTTCAGCTATCAGGACAGCGGCCGCTTCTACGTGGTCATGTGGAAGCAAACAGAGCAGACCTACTGGCAGGCCACGCCTTTCCGGGCTGTGGCCCAGCCGGGGCTACAGCTCAAG GCAGTTACATCAGTGTCTGGCCCAGGTGAGCACCTCAGGAATGCCTTGTGGCATACAGGCAATACTCCTGATCAGGTACGACTGCTGTGGACTGATCCACGGAATGTGGGCTGGCGTGACAAGACCTCCTACCGCTGGCAGCTGCTGCACCGGCCTCAAGTTGGCTATATTCG GGTGAAGCTTTATGAGGGTCCCCAGCTAGTGGCCGATTCTGGGGTGATCATTGACACATCCATGCGAGGGGGGCGTCTTGGTGTATTCTGCTTCTCCCAAGAAAACATCATTTGGTCCAATCTCCAGTATCGATGCAATG ACACAGTGCCCGAGGACTTTGAGCCATTCCGGAGGCAGCTGCTTCAGGGAAGAGTGTGA
- the THBS3 gene encoding thrombospondin-3 isoform X7 — MSLIRNTIMECQVCGEWESRGGLHISSRSHCSPNPCFRGVDCMEVYEYPGYRCGPCPPGLKGNGTHCTDINECAHADPCFPGSSCINTMPGFHCEACPRGYKGTRVSGVGIDYARASKQVCNDVDECNDGNNGGCDPNSICTNTVGSFKCGPCRLGFVGNQSQGCFPARTCRSPAHSPCHAHAHCLFERNGAVSCSCNVGWAGNGNVCGPDTDIDGYPDQALPCMDNYKHCKQDNCLLTPNSGQEDADNDGVGDQCDDDADGDGIKNVEDNCRLFPNKDQQNSDTDSFGDACDNCPNVPNNDQKDTDGNGEGDACDNDVDGDGIPNGLDNCPKVPNPLQTDRDEDGVGDACDSCPEMSNPTQTDADSDLVGDACDTNEDSDGDGHQDTKDNCPQLPNSSQLDSDNDGLGDECDGDDDNDGVPDYVPPGPDNCRLVPNPNQKDSDGNGVGDVCEDDFDNDAVADPLDVCPESAEVTLTDFRAYQTVVLDPEGDAQIDPNWVVLNQGMEIVQTMNSDPGLAVGYTAFNGVDFEGTFHVNTVTDDDYAGFLFSYQDSGRFYVVMWKQTEQTYWQATPFRAVAQPGLQLKAVTSVSGPGEHLRNALWHTGNTPDQVRLLWTDPRNVGWRDKTSYRWQLLHRPQVGYIRVKLYEGPQLVADSGVIIDTSMRGGRLGVFCFSQENIIWSNLQYRCNDTVPEDFEPFRRQLLQGRV, encoded by the exons ATGTCCCTGATCCGAAACACCATCATGGAGTGTCAGGTGTGCGGTGAGTGGGAGAGTAGGGGAGGGCTCCACATTTCATCA CGTTCTCACTGCAGCCCCAACCCCTGCTTCCGAGGCGTGGACTGCATGGAAGTGTATGAGTACCCCGGCTACCGCTGTGGGCCctgccctcctggcctgaagggCAATGGTACCCACTGCACAGACATCAATGAG TGTGCTCACGCGGACCCTTGTTTCCCGGGCTCCAGCTGCATCAACACCATGCCTGGCTTCCACTGTGAGGCCTGTCCCCGAGGCTACAAAGGCACACGGGTGTCTGGTGTGGGCATTGACTACGCCCGGGCCAGCAAACAG GTCTGCAACGATGTCGATGAGTGCAATGATGGTAACAATGGTGGCTGCGACCCAAACTCCATCTGCACCAATACTGTG GGCTCGTTCAAGTGTGGTCCATGTCGCTTGGGCTTTGTGGGTAACCAGAGCCAGGGCTGCTTCCCGGCCCGGACCTGCCGCAGCCCGGCCCACAGCCCTTGCCACGCCCACGCTCACTGTCTCTTTGAACGCAACGGTGCAGTGTCCTGCTCG TGTAACGTGGGCTGGGCCGGGAATGGCAATGTGTGTGGGCCCGACACGGACATCGATGGCTACCCGGACCAGGCACTGCCCTGCATGGACAACTATAAACACTGCAAGCAG GACAACTGCCTTCTGACACCCAACTCTGGGCAGGAAGACGCTGATAACGATGGCGTGGGGGACCAGTGCGACGATGATGCCGACGGGGATGGCATAAAGAATGTTGAG gaCAACTGCCGGCTGTTCCCCAACAAGGACCAGCAAAACTCAGATACAGATTCATTTGGTGATGCCTGTGACAACTGCCCCAACGTTCCTAACAATGACCAGAAAGACACAGATGGCAACGGGGAAGGGGATGCCTGTGACAACGACGTAGATGGCGACG GCATCCCCAATGGACTGGACAACTGCCCTAAAGTCCCCAACCCCCTGCAGACAGACAGGGatgaggatggggtgggagatgctTGTGATAGCTGCCCTGAAATGAGCAATCCCACCCAG ACAGATGCAGACAGTGACCTAGTGGGAGATGCCTGTGACACCAATGAAGACAG TGATGGGGATGGACATCAGGACACCAAGGACAACTGCCCACAGCTGCCCAACAGCTCCCAGCTGGACTCAGACAACGACGGACTTGGAGATGAGTGTGACGGGGACGATGACAATGACGGTGTTCCGGATTACGTGCCTCCTGGTCCCGATAACTGTCGCCTGGTACCCAATCCCAATCAGAAGGACTCAGATG GCAATGGTGTCGGTGACGTGTGTGAGGATGACTTTGACAATGATGCGGTGGCCGACCCCCTGGATGTGTGTCCTGAAAGTGCAGAGGTAACCCTCACGGATTTTCGTGCCTATCAGACCGTGGTCCTGGATCCTGAGGGTGATGCTCAGATTGACCCCAACTGGGTCGTGCTCAACCAG GGCATGGAAATTGTTCAGACCATGAACAGTGACCCCGGCCTGGCAGTTG gatATACAGCCTTCAACGGTGTGGACTTTGAAGGCACCTTCCATGTGAACACTGTGACCGATGACGACTACGCAGGCTTTCTCTTCAGCTATCAGGACAGCGGCCGCTTCTACGTGGTCATGTGGAAGCAAACAGAGCAGACCTACTGGCAGGCCACGCCTTTCCGGGCTGTGGCCCAGCCGGGGCTACAGCTCAAG GCAGTTACATCAGTGTCTGGCCCAGGTGAGCACCTCAGGAATGCCTTGTGGCATACAGGCAATACTCCTGATCAGGTACGACTGCTGTGGACTGATCCACGGAATGTGGGCTGGCGTGACAAGACCTCCTACCGCTGGCAGCTGCTGCACCGGCCTCAAGTTGGCTATATTCG GGTGAAGCTTTATGAGGGTCCCCAGCTAGTGGCCGATTCTGGGGTGATCATTGACACATCCATGCGAGGGGGGCGTCTTGGTGTATTCTGCTTCTCCCAAGAAAACATCATTTGGTCCAATCTCCAGTATCGATGCAATG ACACAGTGCCCGAGGACTTTGAGCCATTCCGGAGGCAGCTGCTTCAGGGAAGAGTGTGA